Proteins found in one Maridesulfovibrio sp. genomic segment:
- a CDS encoding LytTR family DNA-binding domain-containing protein, with amino-acid sequence MPSLKTLILHSDAEVRATIRESLRGDKLVRVLGETVSADEALELHKAVGYGIIIMGFDFEHGMSGVEFAQALGANKHKPGLIFIAGDETRAYEAFELGAVDYLIWPPENERMQKTLERIARFKSHFREIPEPSNWKESGTGVETGEETLQLSLGEDEQDRFLSALKNAWDFSQTRQPEIEKLPVNQDGRMMLIPYTQIIFVEAYEDYSYVHTANQKFLTSHRLKNLEERLGPHRFFRVHRKYLVNLEMVTEIASLPGSNFMLRTAGRTRIELPISRRRISKLKQILGM; translated from the coding sequence GTGCCTAGCCTTAAGACTTTAATCCTACACTCGGATGCCGAGGTCCGTGCCACCATCCGCGAATCGCTTCGCGGGGATAAGCTTGTGCGCGTCCTGGGTGAGACGGTAAGTGCGGATGAAGCGTTGGAGCTGCACAAGGCCGTGGGATACGGAATTATCATCATGGGCTTTGATTTTGAACACGGGATGAGCGGAGTTGAATTCGCTCAGGCTTTAGGTGCCAATAAACATAAGCCCGGACTGATTTTTATTGCCGGTGACGAGACAAGGGCTTATGAGGCTTTTGAGCTGGGTGCTGTGGATTACCTGATCTGGCCGCCGGAAAATGAACGCATGCAGAAAACCCTTGAGCGCATTGCCCGTTTCAAAAGTCATTTCCGCGAAATCCCCGAACCTTCAAACTGGAAAGAATCCGGTACCGGAGTGGAAACAGGAGAGGAAACCCTGCAACTTTCCCTCGGTGAGGATGAACAGGATAGATTTCTTTCCGCTCTCAAGAATGCATGGGATTTTTCTCAGACCCGCCAGCCGGAAATAGAAAAGCTTCCGGTTAATCAGGACGGGCGAATGATGCTTATACCGTATACCCAGATCATTTTTGTGGAGGCTTATGAAGACTATTCATACGTTCATACAGCCAATCAGAAATTTCTCACTTCCCACAGACTTAAAAATCTTGAGGAACGACTTGGCCCGCACCGTTTTTTTCGCGTTCACCGCAAATATCTGGTTAATTTGGAAATGGTCACAGAAATAGCTTCTCTGCCGGGCAGTAATTTTATGCTCCGTACCGCCGGACGTACAAGGATCGAGCTGCCTATCAGCCGGAGACGGATCAGCAAACTCAAGCAGATATTGGGGATGTGA
- a CDS encoding transcriptional repressor, whose amino-acid sequence MKIGQRRSKQRELILEELKGLTCHPTADELYERVRKRLPNISLGTVYRNLELLADNGFILKIETGGKNRFDGNAEPHPHIRCLQCGKVDDVMSKVTTPEITEKQARGYDVKGCSIEFFGICPDCNRNIH is encoded by the coding sequence ATGAAAATAGGACAGAGAAGATCAAAACAAAGAGAGCTTATACTCGAAGAGTTAAAAGGACTGACCTGCCACCCTACAGCAGATGAACTTTATGAAAGGGTGCGGAAAAGACTACCAAACATCAGTCTGGGAACAGTATACCGTAATCTAGAGCTACTTGCGGATAACGGATTCATACTTAAAATAGAAACCGGCGGCAAAAACAGATTTGACGGGAATGCAGAACCGCACCCGCATATCAGGTGTTTACAATGCGGCAAGGTCGATGATGTTATGAGCAAAGTAACCACTCCCGAAATCACTGAAAAACAGGCCCGAGGATACGATGTAAAGGGGTGTTCCATAGAATTTTTTGGAATCTGCCCTGATTGTAACAGAAACATACATTGA